Proteins encoded in a region of the Podarcis muralis chromosome 2, rPodMur119.hap1.1, whole genome shotgun sequence genome:
- the ENPP7 gene encoding ectonucleotide pyrophosphatase/phosphodiesterase family member 7 isoform X2 has protein sequence MLTYAVLSINIQVSKLPALVGATFSLKELVLLDPALSLEVQLGEQQTEMFASLSLVATLLALGTCAPLQRASNRSKLLLVSFDGFRWNYDQDVDTPNLDAMAYDGVKARYITPPFVTQTSPCHFTLLTGKYIENHGVVHNMWFNVSTGQKLPYYNTQGKSEWWDNGSLPIWITAQRQGLKTASLFFPGGNATYRGEQVMVKRVEKLFHKYNNETEWRQNIDIVMKWFLEENLDFVALYFGEPDSTGHKYGPESQERKDMVSQVDRTVGYLRQRLEETGLSSNLNMIITSDHGMETVIKTDEIHLQKVQNFSFQDIKFELVDYGPHGLLEPKPGKLEQVYEALKNAHPKLHVYKKEEFPRRFRYANNTRITPLVLYGDPGYVIHGRIKVQFNKGEHGFDNEVMNMKTIFRAVGPAFKKGLEVDPFESVNIYALLCELLEITPEPHDGSLNVTQNMLAKNAGASLECEYCKGINNCTGLKRPCPSGQDACSISLLEVPSSKDKRISKSCASPETCKLGLIEVTHGKGDFTRESITCCKEIDCTPATPTFPPQSTKPNGKSCPGCFSPTGKCTAEVVDCTGSDTYCVSFVTLTEENVINYNMKGCISESSCGLLKTHKEGVFGNAVPIKNVTCTQANDSTASLSPSFGFLLLALLLIKLLL, from the exons ATGCTGACTTATGCAGTGCTATCAATAAACATCCAAGTCAGTAAATTGCCAGCCCTGGTTGGAGCCACATTCTCCCTGAAGGAGCTGGTGCTCCTCGATCCAGCTCTATCATTGGAAGTGCAATTGGGAGAACAACAGACGGAG ATGTTTGCTTCCTTGAGCTTGGTGGCTACCCTCCTTGCTCTCGGAACTTGTGCCCCTTTGCAAAGGGCAAGCAACCGCAGCAAGCTCCTTTTGGTTTCCTTCGATGGTTTTCGGTGGAATTATGACCAGGATGTGGACACCCCCAATTTGGATGCCATGGCTTATGATGGGGTGAAGGCCCGCTACATCACACCTCCCTTTGTCACCCAGACGAGCCCTTGCCACTTCACTCTGCTTACAG GAAAGTACATTGAGAACCATGGTGTGGTTCACAACATGTGGTTCAATGTCAGCACCGGACAGAAGCTTCCTTATTACAACACACAAGGGAAGTCTGAGTGGTGGGATAATGGCAGCCTCCCCATCTGGATCACAGCACAAAGGCAG GGTTTGAAGACAGCCTCCCTctttttccctgggggaaacgCCACCTACCGTGGAGAGCAGGTGATGGTGAAGAGGGTGGAGAAACTCTTTCACAAGTACAACAACGAGACcgagtggaggcagaacattgaCATAGTCATGAAGTGGTTCCTCGAGGAAAACCTTGACTTCGTCGCCCTTTACTTTGGTGAGCCCGACTCCACTGGACACAAATATGGCCCAGAATCCCAGGAGAGGAAAGACATGGTCAGCCAGGTGGACCGGACAGTGGGTTACTTGAGGCAGCGCCTTGAGGAGACAGGCCTGAGCTCAAACCTCAACATGATCATCACATCTGACCACGGCATGGAAACGGTGATAAAAACGGATGAAATTCACCTTCAGAAAGTGCAGAACTTCTCTTTCCAGGACATTAAGTTTGAGCTGGTAGACTATGGACCACATGGTCTCCTGGAACCAAAGCCAGGGAAACTAGAACAAGTTTATGAAGCCCTGAAAAATGCTCACCCCAAGCTCCATGTCTACAAGAAGGAGGAATTCCCCAGGAGGTTTCGTTATGCCAACAACACACGGATCACGCCTCTTGTGCTGTACGGTGACCCCGGCTACGTGATCCACGGG aGAATCAAAGTGCAATTCAATAAAGGCGAACATGGATTTGACAATGAGGTTATGAACATGAAGACTATATTCCGAGCTGTGGGACCAGCCTTTAAGAAAGGTCTGGAGGTGGATCCTTTTGAAAGTGTGAATATTTATGCCCTGCTTTGCGAACTCCTGGAGATTACACCTGAGCCACATGACGGATCCTTAAATGTCACACAGAACATGCTGGCCAAAAATGCAG GTGCCTCTTTGGAATGCGAGTATtgcaagggaataaacaactgcACGGGTCTGAAGCGGCCTTGTCCCAGTGGCCAAGATGCCTGTTCCATCTCTCTGCTCGAAGTCCCCAGTTCAAAAGACAAAAGAATAAGCAAGAGCTGTGCATCCCCCGAGACCTGCAAATTGGGATTGATCGAGGtgactcatggcaaaggggattTCACGCGGGAAAGCATCACCTGTTGCAAGGAGATTGACTGCACACCAGCCACTCCTACGTTTCCACCACAGAGCACCAAGCCCAATGGAAAGTCTTGCCCGGGCTGCTTTTCTCCCACAGGAAAGTGTACCGCAGAAGTGGTGGATTGTACTGGGTCAGACACTTACTGCGTTAGTTTTGTTACATTGACAGAAGAGAATGTCATAAACTACAACATGAAGGGCTGCATAAGTGAATCTTCCTGTGGCctgttaaaaacacacaaagaggGTGTTTTTGGAAATGCCGTTCCTATAAAAAATGTAACATGTACCCAAGCCAATGATTctactgcttctctctctccctcatttGGATTCCTCCTCCTGGCTCTCCTCCTGATTAAGCTTCTCTTGTAA
- the ENPP7 gene encoding ectonucleotide pyrophosphatase/phosphodiesterase family member 7 isoform X1, with protein sequence MFRSAYMFMEGAPYTRGQQKRNAWNQGSSGWRTGEAEYRKRDTERFFSYFSFLVMMFASLSLVATLLALGTCAPLQRASNRSKLLLVSFDGFRWNYDQDVDTPNLDAMAYDGVKARYITPPFVTQTSPCHFTLLTGKYIENHGVVHNMWFNVSTGQKLPYYNTQGKSEWWDNGSLPIWITAQRQGLKTASLFFPGGNATYRGEQVMVKRVEKLFHKYNNETEWRQNIDIVMKWFLEENLDFVALYFGEPDSTGHKYGPESQERKDMVSQVDRTVGYLRQRLEETGLSSNLNMIITSDHGMETVIKTDEIHLQKVQNFSFQDIKFELVDYGPHGLLEPKPGKLEQVYEALKNAHPKLHVYKKEEFPRRFRYANNTRITPLVLYGDPGYVIHGRIKVQFNKGEHGFDNEVMNMKTIFRAVGPAFKKGLEVDPFESVNIYALLCELLEITPEPHDGSLNVTQNMLAKNAGASLECEYCKGINNCTGLKRPCPSGQDACSISLLEVPSSKDKRISKSCASPETCKLGLIEVTHGKGDFTRESITCCKEIDCTPATPTFPPQSTKPNGKSCPGCFSPTGKCTAEVVDCTGSDTYCVSFVTLTEENVINYNMKGCISESSCGLLKTHKEGVFGNAVPIKNVTCTQANDSTASLSPSFGFLLLALLLIKLLL encoded by the exons ATGTTCAGATCAGCATATATGTTCATGGAAGGAGCTCCATACACCAGAGGGCAGCAGAAGAGAAATGCGTGGAACCAGGGATCTTCAGGCTGGAGAACTGGAGAAGCAGAGTACAGAAAGAGGGATACAGAGAGATTTTTTTCGTATTTCAGCTTCTTGGTGATG ATGTTTGCTTCCTTGAGCTTGGTGGCTACCCTCCTTGCTCTCGGAACTTGTGCCCCTTTGCAAAGGGCAAGCAACCGCAGCAAGCTCCTTTTGGTTTCCTTCGATGGTTTTCGGTGGAATTATGACCAGGATGTGGACACCCCCAATTTGGATGCCATGGCTTATGATGGGGTGAAGGCCCGCTACATCACACCTCCCTTTGTCACCCAGACGAGCCCTTGCCACTTCACTCTGCTTACAG GAAAGTACATTGAGAACCATGGTGTGGTTCACAACATGTGGTTCAATGTCAGCACCGGACAGAAGCTTCCTTATTACAACACACAAGGGAAGTCTGAGTGGTGGGATAATGGCAGCCTCCCCATCTGGATCACAGCACAAAGGCAG GGTTTGAAGACAGCCTCCCTctttttccctgggggaaacgCCACCTACCGTGGAGAGCAGGTGATGGTGAAGAGGGTGGAGAAACTCTTTCACAAGTACAACAACGAGACcgagtggaggcagaacattgaCATAGTCATGAAGTGGTTCCTCGAGGAAAACCTTGACTTCGTCGCCCTTTACTTTGGTGAGCCCGACTCCACTGGACACAAATATGGCCCAGAATCCCAGGAGAGGAAAGACATGGTCAGCCAGGTGGACCGGACAGTGGGTTACTTGAGGCAGCGCCTTGAGGAGACAGGCCTGAGCTCAAACCTCAACATGATCATCACATCTGACCACGGCATGGAAACGGTGATAAAAACGGATGAAATTCACCTTCAGAAAGTGCAGAACTTCTCTTTCCAGGACATTAAGTTTGAGCTGGTAGACTATGGACCACATGGTCTCCTGGAACCAAAGCCAGGGAAACTAGAACAAGTTTATGAAGCCCTGAAAAATGCTCACCCCAAGCTCCATGTCTACAAGAAGGAGGAATTCCCCAGGAGGTTTCGTTATGCCAACAACACACGGATCACGCCTCTTGTGCTGTACGGTGACCCCGGCTACGTGATCCACGGG aGAATCAAAGTGCAATTCAATAAAGGCGAACATGGATTTGACAATGAGGTTATGAACATGAAGACTATATTCCGAGCTGTGGGACCAGCCTTTAAGAAAGGTCTGGAGGTGGATCCTTTTGAAAGTGTGAATATTTATGCCCTGCTTTGCGAACTCCTGGAGATTACACCTGAGCCACATGACGGATCCTTAAATGTCACACAGAACATGCTGGCCAAAAATGCAG GTGCCTCTTTGGAATGCGAGTATtgcaagggaataaacaactgcACGGGTCTGAAGCGGCCTTGTCCCAGTGGCCAAGATGCCTGTTCCATCTCTCTGCTCGAAGTCCCCAGTTCAAAAGACAAAAGAATAAGCAAGAGCTGTGCATCCCCCGAGACCTGCAAATTGGGATTGATCGAGGtgactcatggcaaaggggattTCACGCGGGAAAGCATCACCTGTTGCAAGGAGATTGACTGCACACCAGCCACTCCTACGTTTCCACCACAGAGCACCAAGCCCAATGGAAAGTCTTGCCCGGGCTGCTTTTCTCCCACAGGAAAGTGTACCGCAGAAGTGGTGGATTGTACTGGGTCAGACACTTACTGCGTTAGTTTTGTTACATTGACAGAAGAGAATGTCATAAACTACAACATGAAGGGCTGCATAAGTGAATCTTCCTGTGGCctgttaaaaacacacaaagaggGTGTTTTTGGAAATGCCGTTCCTATAAAAAATGTAACATGTACCCAAGCCAATGATTctactgcttctctctctccctcatttGGATTCCTCCTCCTGGCTCTCCTCCTGATTAAGCTTCTCTTGTAA